The following coding sequences are from one Gemmatimonadales bacterium window:
- a CDS encoding D-2-hydroxyacid dehydrogenase, which yields MATKPLRVLLAGDHVSGLRDAIVTHRPDLPLTMKPLAEITADDLAKAEVYVGFRQPTAGWGQIRWIHSIGAGVDGLLRGEPLPDGVLLTKSSEDFGPAIGEWCLTRALSVNQRLRLLAQDQAAARWCNDDDRTPVLLRNQRVVILGTGQVGRGIARSFRALGCRVTGLSRSGSPADGFDAVHLAASFEQVIPGTHWLVLAAPHTPLTRRFLDRSRMRACNGAYLMNVGRGALIDEGALPEALDQGWLSGAALDVFEQEPLPADSPLWHHPRVVISPHVSGPSTVEGTVAGFLEALAAVEAGTTPRLAIDPNRGY from the coding sequence CATGAAACCGCTCGCCGAGATCACGGCCGACGACCTGGCCAAGGCCGAGGTCTACGTCGGGTTCCGACAACCGACCGCCGGATGGGGGCAGATCCGGTGGATCCACAGTATCGGAGCTGGCGTCGACGGCCTGCTGCGCGGCGAGCCCCTTCCCGACGGTGTTCTACTGACGAAGAGCAGCGAGGACTTTGGTCCTGCCATCGGCGAGTGGTGCCTGACGCGTGCCCTCTCGGTCAATCAGCGCCTCCGCCTTCTGGCCCAGGACCAGGCGGCAGCCCGATGGTGCAACGACGACGACCGGACGCCTGTCCTGCTGCGCAATCAACGGGTCGTTATACTCGGCACGGGTCAGGTTGGTCGGGGTATTGCCCGGAGTTTCCGGGCACTGGGCTGCAGGGTAACCGGCTTGTCTCGCAGCGGATCACCTGCCGATGGGTTCGACGCGGTGCACCTGGCAGCGTCGTTCGAGCAGGTCATTCCTGGAACGCACTGGCTCGTCCTCGCGGCGCCACACACCCCGCTGACCCGGCGGTTCCTCGATCGCAGCCGGATGCGCGCCTGCAACGGCGCCTACCTGATGAACGTCGGCCGAGGAGCCCTGATCGACGAAGGGGCACTGCCTGAGGCACTCGATCAGGGTTGGCTCAGCGGGGCGGCGCTCGATGTTTTTGAACAGGAGCCGCTGCCGGCCGATTCGCCGCTCTGGCATCATCCCCGCGTGGTGATCTCACCGCATGTCAGCGGACCAAGCACCGTCGAAGGTACCGTCGCGGGTTTCCTCGAGGCGCTGGCCGCCGTCGAGGCGGGAACGACGCCGCGCCTGGCCATCGATCCGAACCGGGGCTACTGA